A stretch of DNA from Vulpes lagopus strain Blue_001 chromosome 12, ASM1834538v1, whole genome shotgun sequence:
TTCCTGGTCATCAGTCATATACACTGATATAGTTGAAGTGATTGTTAAGTACTGAAATATTTCTGTACTCGTTTGTAAATAGTAAACACCAAGCCACCTGGTGTTTCTTAGCCCTTCTCTTGGCTTCTCCATGCAGAGTCTTTCAGTAACTAAAGAGTTAACGCTGGCCACAGCAGGGGCCCTGGAGACCCTGCCCCAGCATCTGGCTAATGTCCTTTCTGATGGATGGTTCTAATGGATCTGCGGTTCTAATGGATCCCGCCTGGGTTCCATAAGTTAATTGTATGATGTCAGCTATCCCTTCAGCTTGGAAGTCACTCCATTCCCAACCATCTCCATAGGTTTCCACAACCCCTTTCCCCCACAAAGTCCCTTCCATTCACACCCCTCCTTTTTGGAAGCTCTTTGGCCCAATATTCTCTCTGCAATGTCCTGCTCTGCCCACCAGGGTCCCCTGAATCTACTGGGGCCTGCCCAGCCTCTTGGCTTTCAGTCTTGACCTGACCCCTAGCTTtggtcttcctgcttctctcctttctgctAAGCAGTTTCATTCTCCCTTccttcagccccagggctcctgccAGAGTGAGCTGCACCGGGCCCTGGAGCGTCTGGCTGCCTCACAGAGCCGCACCCACGAGGACCTCTACATCATCCCCATCCCCAACTGCGACCGCAATGGCAACTTCCACCCGAAGCAGGTGGGTCTTCATCCCTGCCTGTCCTGGCCTTAGCTCTTGGGGCATTACTTGTCTCTCAATAGGGTAGTCCAGGATGGAGATCTCAAGTAGAGGAGAGACCTCTCAACCCAAACCTAACCCCTGGAACCCTTCCCCAGCCTTAAAGCCTCAGTTTATTTTGCCCACCACACTcattttggagatgaggaaactgaggcccaaagtcacagagtGAGTTAATGGCAGACCAGCTATCCTGCCTCCCTATCCAGGGCTATTTCCATCACCTCTGGATTCACCATTTAGCACTCCTGCTAACCTCTCTACCTCCCAGCACTCTCTCATTCCCTGTACTGTACTCCATCCTATGAGTAGTTCTTTGCCATAGAATGTTTCTAGTTTCATTTGGAGATAAAGGGTCTCAGTCATAAAGGGTCAAGGAGGAGACTCAGCCTGGCCCTTCCACCAAGCTGAGTAACCAAACCACGTGGGGTACAGCCAGGATGGAGGTGAAGTCAGATCTGACAGCTGGGGATGGGAGCTTGGGATGGGAGCTCTGGATGGAAGCAGAAGAAGGAGTGAAGTAGGAGAGAAAACGTGAATGCAGAAGCTTCCATACTCCTTCATGCAACATGGGTTCCTCTGATAAGCCCCCCAGGAGGCTAGGATGTTCAGCAAGGTTGGCCTGCCTCAGACCATCTCTGACCCATGAGGGGAGGGCTTACTTGGAGGAGTGGCACATCTGGGCAGAGACTTGTGCTGGGTGTGGCCTGGGGAGTCCTGGCTTGGgtctttctccagctcctggtGGGCATAGACACATATATTCTCCCACTCCGTGCTCTATTGACAGATCCACAAAGTGGGCAGCCACTCGACCAGTAGAGGCCTTGATAGGAGAAGGGCTGTCCCCAAGTCTGCAAATCCCAGGATGGCATGAGAGGTTATGGGTGGTGTGCAATGAGTGGAGGACCAGAAAGGGCCCCCCAAACCAGTGCCAAACATACCTGCAAGCTTTATCCCAACACCAATTTCATCCttgtcctatttaaaaaatattttatttatttatttgagagacagagagagagagagtgcagtgagctggggaggggtagagggggagggagagagaatctcaagcagactccctgctgagcggggagccgcatgtggggctcaatggatcttacaactctgagatcatcacctgagccaaaaccatgagttgggtgctcagccaactgagccacgcaggcaccccttcttgttctaattcttaaaaacttttttcctggggtacctgagtggcttagtcagttaaacatctgccttagcctcaggtcatgatcccagggtcctgagatggagccctacatcaggctccctctcagtgaggagtctgcttttccttctccctctgctgttacccctgcttgtgctctctctctctgtcaaataaataaataaaatcctttaaaaacacttttttactcattaaaaaaattaatagattttatgttctagagcagttttagatttacagaaaagttgagtAGAAAGTACAGGATTCCCATCTACTTCCTCACCCCTAGGTTTCCatgttaacatcttgcattagcaTGGTACATATGGCACTACAAATTAAAGAACTAATAGTGatacattattaactaaagtccacagtttatattagggttcactctttgtgttgtacaggtctatgtgttttcttccttcaatttttATCCCACTGAAAGTTCTGACACTTGAGCCCTTTATCACTAGACCAATGCTGACCTCTGAGACAACCTTTACTTTTTGGCCAAGATCTCTCTATTCCATGAGCTCAGAGGGTCTGTGCTCATGAAAGAGCCTCTGCCCTCACAGGCCGTCTTGGATCAACTATCTGACGTGGGCTGGGCTGGGATTGGGGCAGGCTGCCTGGGAACTGACCTCTCACACCCTTGTCTTGGCAGTGTCACCCGGCCTTAGATGGGCAGCGCGGCAAGTGCTGGTGTGTGGACCGGAAGACAGGAGTGAAGCTTCCAGGGGGCCTGGAGCCAAAAGGGGAGCTGGACTGCCACCAGTTGGCTGACAGCTTCCGCGAGTGAGCCCTGCCAGGAGGCAGGGGGCTCAATGCCCCCTGCCGTCCCCATCCCCTAGAGGCTACAGAGCTGACCTGGAGCCTGGGtctgagtcctggctctgtctctgGCCTAGAAGTTTCcctttctgtgtgtatgtgtgtgtgtatgtgtgtgtgcacgcacgcatGGGTGTGCCCTTGGGGTGAGCCAAAGCCTAGGGGTGTCTTCTTTGGTCTTAGATAGCCTGAGACGTCTGAGAGTGGCAATGGGGAGCCCTGGTATGTCTCCAAATTGATCgtggactcattcattcattcattcatccattcatccagccGTTCTAAAACATTTATTGACAACATATTACATGCCAGCTCTGGTTTTTTTAGCCCTGGGGGCTCTTATTCTGACTTTCTCTGATTTGGGCATCTGGGGTCATTTCTTATAAGCTGAGCACAAGTTTGTGGGGGAAGAGAAGTCTCTTTTCCAAAATCAGAGGAGGAAAGTAGTCATGTACCTTGACTGTTGTACCTTGTACCATTGTCATTCCCCTCAATTTAGTCAGAGGGTGGAGGCCATAGGGAAAGTGTGGAGTGGCAGATGATTCAATGGGCAGGAGTCCCAGACTCACTCCCAAACTCAAGCCTGCCAGGctccccttcttctcttctctagGTCCCTCCAGTGGGAAGGACCTATAGAGACAAGCCCACCTTTGGGTCTGGTATGCCATCTGCTTGGTTGCCTGGCAGCCCAGGCCCTggtgtgggggagggaagagggctaGAAGAAGTCATACAGGACagagggctggggagcaggggcccATCTctgaataggaagaaaaaatgcACAGTTGGACTG
This window harbors:
- the IGFBP4 gene encoding insulin-like growth factor-binding protein 4, coding for MARDKDEGDHPNNSFSPCSAHDRRCLQKHFAKIRDRSTSGGKMKVIGVPREEARPVPQGSCQSELHRALERLAASQSRTHEDLYIIPIPNCDRNGNFHPKQCHPALDGQRGKCWCVDRKTGVKLPGGLEPKGELDCHQLADSFRE